A single window of Variovorax sp. RA8 DNA harbors:
- a CDS encoding recombinase family protein, protein MRAAGYVRMSSDRQELSIGTQLAAIHGYAQANHIEVVRVYEDAAKSGLQISNREGMKRLLRDVMDEPRPFDLVLVYDVSRWGRFQDIDAAAYYEYTCRLHGAKVIYVQEVFGSDDEPMTALLKTLKRAMAAEYARELGVKTRAGQDRAVHLGYQMGPLPCIGLTRMAVDRVGKRRPLARGQSKASQGERIAWGPGPPAEVALTRKIFSMYADTNATIRGVARQLRAVGTTAQDGRLFTESMVDRLLRCEALAGNFVWGSERYIGGLSRKKRPVTRADNVIEPVVPADLWMRVQAKLWARRRLRRDKEQLLQVLRERLTEHPELNALDLDALGLHSKKAYTNAFGSVSRALELAGRDSGAVRALHERRKLVGRKVGDRMTSDIAGLLQEIGMDCRVHPRSRVLVIGGTVKLRLQLLWPRTYRGVQRWHVLKSRRPVAHLVLLAQMDDGGSATRFVLLNPKEYRETAPWLDEELPPYLEPIATGVELIQALRVRLAQ, encoded by the coding sequence ATGCGCGCCGCGGGATACGTTCGCATGTCATCTGACCGACAAGAGCTTTCCATTGGCACGCAACTGGCCGCAATACATGGGTATGCCCAGGCCAACCACATCGAGGTGGTTCGAGTCTATGAGGACGCTGCCAAGAGCGGATTGCAGATCTCGAACCGGGAGGGCATGAAGCGCCTTCTGAGGGACGTGATGGACGAGCCCCGCCCCTTCGATCTGGTTCTGGTCTACGACGTGAGCCGGTGGGGGCGCTTCCAGGACATCGATGCGGCCGCCTACTACGAGTACACCTGTCGGCTGCACGGCGCCAAGGTGATCTATGTGCAGGAGGTCTTCGGCTCGGACGATGAACCTATGACCGCGCTTCTGAAGACGCTCAAGCGCGCCATGGCGGCCGAGTACGCACGTGAACTGGGCGTAAAAACCCGTGCCGGCCAGGACCGCGCCGTTCACCTCGGGTATCAGATGGGGCCACTTCCCTGCATTGGCCTGACGCGCATGGCCGTTGATCGAGTTGGGAAAAGACGGCCGCTGGCTCGCGGGCAGTCAAAGGCCTCGCAGGGCGAGCGGATCGCATGGGGGCCCGGTCCGCCAGCAGAGGTAGCGCTGACCCGGAAAATCTTCAGCATGTACGCGGACACGAACGCCACGATCAGGGGCGTCGCCCGCCAGTTGCGTGCGGTGGGGACGACCGCACAGGACGGGCGGCTGTTCACGGAATCGATGGTAGATCGACTGTTGCGCTGCGAGGCGCTCGCCGGCAACTTTGTTTGGGGCAGTGAGCGCTATATCGGAGGCCTCAGCAGGAAGAAGCGCCCCGTCACGCGCGCGGACAACGTCATTGAGCCGGTGGTTCCGGCCGACCTTTGGATGCGGGTACAGGCAAAGCTCTGGGCCCGTCGAAGACTTCGTCGTGACAAGGAGCAGTTGCTCCAGGTGCTTCGTGAGAGGCTGACCGAGCACCCCGAGTTGAACGCCTTGGATCTCGATGCGTTGGGGCTCCATTCGAAGAAGGCCTATACAAATGCATTTGGATCGGTGTCACGAGCGCTGGAGTTGGCTGGCCGTGACTCGGGGGCGGTCCGCGCACTCCACGAGCGAAGAAAGCTGGTCGGCAGAAAGGTCGGTGATCGAATGACATCCGACATAGCGGGGTTGCTGCAAGAGATCGGCATGGACTGCCGTGTCCATCCCCGAAGCCGGGTGCTCGTGATCGGAGGGACGGTGAAGCTGCGCCTGCAGTTGCTCTGGCCGCGAACCTACCGAGGCGTTCAGCGGTGGCATGTCCTGAAGTCGCGACGGCCTGTTGCGCACCTGGTGCTGCTCGCCCAGATGGATGATGGAGGCAGCGCAACCCGGTTCGTACTTCTCAACCCGAAGGAGTATCGGGAGACGGCACCATGGCTCGATGAAGAACTACCCCCATACCTCGAGCCGATTGCCACGGGGGTGGAGCTTATTCAGGCTTTGCGAGTCAGGCTGGCGCAATAG
- a CDS encoding ParB/RepB/Spo0J family partition protein, which produces MTASAQPELRMIPISRIEVLNPRDRNQEVFNEIVENIQNIGLKKPITVTPRIGDDGAEKYLLVCGEGRVKAFRKLGEERIPALVVTASDDDAFIMSLAENIARRRYKPIELLSGIAQLRDKGYKAREIAQKVGLGASYVEDVLTLLNCGEERLLSAVCSGSISMRAAMTIAGAGDDSKAIQAALHEAYESGQLRGHQLMNARRLVLRRQSAGKGLRRAPSSSSNTAITSSSLVRAYQKEVQRQRLLVRRAAVAQQRLAFVIGALRKLAADENFCNLLRAEGLDTVPKYLADHIVRG; this is translated from the coding sequence ATGACGGCAAGCGCACAGCCAGAACTTCGGATGATTCCCATTTCTCGCATTGAGGTGCTGAACCCTCGGGATCGCAACCAGGAGGTCTTCAATGAGATCGTCGAGAACATACAGAACATCGGCTTGAAAAAACCCATCACGGTGACCCCAAGGATCGGGGACGACGGCGCTGAGAAATACCTGCTCGTTTGCGGCGAAGGCCGCGTCAAGGCATTCCGCAAGCTCGGCGAGGAACGCATTCCGGCGTTGGTGGTTACCGCCAGCGATGATGATGCCTTCATCATGAGCCTGGCAGAGAACATCGCTCGGCGGCGCTACAAGCCCATTGAACTGCTCTCAGGTATCGCGCAGCTTCGCGACAAGGGGTATAAGGCCCGGGAGATCGCGCAGAAGGTGGGGTTGGGGGCGAGCTACGTCGAGGACGTCCTGACGCTTCTGAACTGCGGTGAGGAGCGCCTGCTGTCGGCGGTGTGCTCCGGCTCCATCTCGATGAGGGCAGCTATGACCATCGCAGGAGCAGGTGATGACAGCAAGGCCATACAAGCCGCACTGCACGAGGCCTACGAAAGCGGCCAGTTGCGAGGCCATCAGCTGATGAACGCGCGGCGCCTGGTCCTGCGGCGCCAGTCCGCGGGAAAAGGCCTGAGAAGGGCCCCGTCGTCATCGTCGAACACCGCCATCACCTCCTCGAGCCTGGTGCGGGCCTATCAGAAGGAGGTGCAGCGGCAACGTCTTCTCGTGCGCCGAGCGGCGGTCGCGCAGCAGCGCCTGGCGTTCGTCATTGGCGCGCTGCGCAAGCTGGCGGCGGACGAAAATTTTTGCAATCTCCTGCGCGCCGAGGGCCTGGATACGGTTCCGAAGTATCTGGCGGACCACATCGTCCGAGGGTGA
- a CDS encoding plasmid partitioning protein RepB C-terminal domain-containing protein, with protein MAVSLAFIPKPLVLPIDRILPSKIWPDAVLETKKFKLILASIREVDLIEPLAVGAVDRKTGHHLLLDGHLRLLVLKELQRTEVPCLVASDDESYTYNNRVNRLATIQEHYMIRRALERGVAPDRLARALCVDTAQLMRKANLLNGICAEAAELLKERQFSTEVSTALRQMKPTRQIECVELMIAANTLTVPYARALLMATPVEMLVAGQRRRLEKAVSQEQVDRMEHEMANLQDQYKLAEQTYGEDILNLVVARGYIGKLIDNPQVMRYLRKYHEEVLEQFQNIVQSVSIEG; from the coding sequence GTGGCCGTCTCGCTCGCGTTCATCCCCAAGCCGCTGGTGCTTCCGATCGACCGGATCCTTCCTTCCAAGATCTGGCCGGATGCCGTCCTTGAGACAAAGAAGTTCAAGCTGATCCTTGCCTCGATCCGCGAGGTCGACCTGATCGAGCCGCTCGCCGTCGGCGCTGTCGACAGGAAGACCGGCCATCATCTTCTGCTGGACGGCCACCTGAGGCTGCTGGTGCTCAAGGAACTGCAGCGCACGGAGGTGCCCTGTTTAGTCGCTTCGGACGACGAGAGCTACACCTACAACAATCGTGTCAACCGCCTCGCGACGATCCAGGAACACTACATGATCCGCCGCGCGTTGGAGCGTGGAGTGGCGCCTGATAGGCTGGCCAGGGCGCTGTGCGTGGACACTGCACAGCTCATGAGGAAAGCGAACCTGCTCAACGGCATCTGCGCCGAGGCGGCGGAGCTTCTGAAGGAGCGGCAGTTCTCCACCGAGGTGTCCACAGCCTTGCGCCAGATGAAGCCCACTCGTCAGATCGAGTGCGTCGAACTGATGATCGCTGCGAACACCTTGACGGTTCCCTATGCGCGGGCGCTGCTGATGGCCACCCCTGTCGAAATGCTAGTAGCTGGCCAGCGGCGCCGGCTCGAAAAAGCCGTCAGCCAGGAACAGGTTGACCGCATGGAGCATGAGATGGCTAATCTGCAGGACCAATACAAACTGGCAGAACAGACCTACGGTGAGGACATTCTTAATCTGGTGGTGGCCCGTGGGTACATCGGCAAGTTGATCGACAACCCACAGGTGATGCGCTACTTGCGCAAGTACCACGAGGAGGTCCTGGAGCAGTTCCAGAATATCGTCCAGTCGGTTTCCATAGAGGGGTAA
- a CDS encoding recombinase family protein — MSIDHGLERCGGEAAAPFRAAEYVRMSTEHQQYSTLNQSDKIREYAERRGILIVRTYADEGRSGLRIDGRLGLQQLIHDVQSGTADFSVVLVYDVSRWGRFQDADESAYYEYICRRAGIQVAYCAEQFENDGSPVSTIVKGVKRAMAGEYSRELSVKVFAGQCRQVELGFRQGGAAGYGLRRLLIDQSGSVKFQLGRGEHKSLQTDRVVLTPGPQAEVDMVLQVYRWFVDDDMSEATIAVKLNTAGISTPTGREWSRAAVHEILTNEKYIGNNVYNRTSFKLKKVHVFNTPDMWIRKDGAFEGIVPRDLFFTVQGIIRARARRFSDEELIERLRRLFERRGFLSGLVINETDDMPSSSVYALRFGSLLRAYQLVGFTPGRDYRYLEINRYLRQLHPRIVAETAAQVAALGGQIVVDPATDLLDVNQEFRASIVLSRCRSNEFGRRHWRVRLDTSLRPDITVVVRLQPENKVALDYYLLPHLQFGASALSLAEQNAIELESFRFDSLDYFYGMAERFRLRRAA, encoded by the coding sequence ATGTCGATCGATCACGGACTCGAACGCTGCGGTGGCGAGGCCGCCGCGCCATTCCGGGCAGCCGAATACGTTCGGATGTCGACCGAGCATCAGCAGTATTCAACGCTCAATCAGTCCGACAAAATCCGCGAATACGCCGAGCGCCGCGGCATCCTGATCGTGAGGACCTATGCCGATGAAGGCAGGAGCGGCCTTCGCATTGACGGCCGCCTGGGCTTGCAGCAATTGATCCACGATGTGCAGTCCGGGACCGCCGACTTCAGCGTCGTGCTGGTCTACGACGTGAGCCGATGGGGACGCTTCCAGGACGCCGACGAGAGCGCGTACTACGAATACATCTGCCGGCGCGCGGGGATACAGGTGGCCTACTGCGCCGAACAGTTCGAGAACGACGGCTCCCCGGTCTCCACCATCGTCAAGGGGGTCAAACGGGCGATGGCCGGGGAATACAGCCGCGAGCTCTCCGTCAAGGTCTTCGCCGGCCAGTGCCGGCAGGTGGAACTGGGGTTCCGGCAGGGCGGCGCGGCCGGATACGGCCTGCGGCGCCTGCTCATCGATCAGAGCGGATCCGTCAAGTTTCAGCTGGGCCGCGGCGAGCACAAGAGTCTGCAGACGGATCGGGTAGTCCTGACGCCCGGTCCCCAGGCCGAGGTCGACATGGTGCTCCAGGTCTATCGCTGGTTCGTCGACGACGACATGAGCGAGGCCACCATCGCGGTGAAGCTCAACACGGCGGGCATCAGTACGCCAACGGGACGCGAATGGAGCCGGGCAGCGGTGCATGAGATCCTGACCAACGAAAAGTACATCGGGAACAATGTTTACAACCGCACCTCGTTCAAGCTCAAGAAGGTCCATGTCTTCAACACGCCGGACATGTGGATCAGGAAGGACGGGGCGTTCGAAGGCATCGTTCCGCGCGACCTCTTCTTCACGGTCCAGGGCATCATCCGGGCCCGAGCGAGGCGCTTCAGCGACGAAGAGCTGATTGAGCGCCTCCGGCGTCTGTTCGAGCGTCGGGGGTTCCTTTCCGGCCTCGTCATCAACGAGACCGACGACATGCCGTCCTCCTCGGTGTACGCGCTGCGGTTCGGCAGCTTGCTGCGGGCGTACCAGCTCGTGGGTTTCACGCCCGGGAGGGACTATCGCTATCTGGAGATCAACCGCTACCTGCGTCAACTGCACCCGCGGATCGTGGCCGAAACCGCGGCGCAGGTCGCAGCTCTGGGCGGCCAGATCGTTGTGGACCCAGCCACGGACCTGCTGGACGTGAACCAGGAGTTCCGGGCATCCATCGTGCTCTCGAGATGCAGGTCGAACGAATTCGGGCGGCGACACTGGAGGGTGCGCCTGGACACCAGCCTGCGCCCGGACATCACCGTCGTAGTCAGGCTCCAACCCGAGAACAAGGTGGCACTGGACTACTACCTACTGCCCCATCTGCAGTTCGGCGCCAGCGCGCTCAGCCTGGCTGAACAGAATGCGATCGAACTGGAGAGCTTTCGATTCGATTCGTTGGACTACTTCTATGGCATGGCGGAGCGATTCCGCCTCAGGAGAGCGGCATGA
- a CDS encoding amino acid ABC transporter ATP-binding protein, protein MQARSDAALDGAPTGTVPAHALALDRVSKWFGATQVLAEITLCVQPGERVVICGPSGCGKSTLVRCISGLERIDAGSIHIHGQPLRAGRPPRAAQVGMVFQQLNLFPHLSALDNCTLAQRWVLKRSRAQAREVGMRYLERVHLAHKAHAYPASLSGGQQQRVAIARALCLKPDVMLFDEATSALDPEMVKEVQEVLKELAGEGMTMVCVTHEMGFAREVANRVVFMDGGRIVEAGAPADFFDHPRTARLRQFLGKLPKQRQ, encoded by the coding sequence ATGCAAGCCCGCAGCGACGCGGCCCTGGATGGCGCGCCAACCGGCACGGTGCCGGCCCATGCCTTGGCCCTGGATCGCGTCTCCAAGTGGTTCGGCGCGACCCAGGTGCTCGCGGAAATCACCTTGTGCGTGCAACCCGGCGAGCGGGTGGTGATCTGCGGACCCTCCGGCTGCGGCAAGTCCACACTTGTGCGCTGCATCAGCGGCCTCGAGCGGATCGACGCCGGGAGCATCCATATCCACGGCCAGCCGCTGCGTGCCGGCCGACCGCCGCGGGCGGCGCAGGTGGGCATGGTGTTCCAGCAGCTGAACCTGTTTCCGCACCTGAGCGCCCTGGACAACTGCACGCTGGCGCAGCGCTGGGTGCTCAAGCGCAGCAGGGCGCAGGCGCGCGAGGTCGGCATGCGCTACCTGGAGCGCGTGCACCTCGCGCATAAGGCGCATGCCTATCCGGCGAGCCTGTCCGGGGGCCAGCAGCAGCGGGTGGCGATTGCCCGGGCCCTGTGCCTCAAGCCCGACGTGATGTTGTTCGACGAGGCGACCTCGGCGCTCGACCCGGAGATGGTCAAGGAGGTGCAGGAGGTGTTGAAGGAGCTGGCGGGGGAGGGCATGACGATGGTCTGCGTGACGCACGAGATGGGCTTCGCGCGCGAGGTTGCCAACAGGGTCGTGTTCATGGATGGCGGCAGGATCGTCGAGGCAGGTGCGCCGGCGGATTTCTTCGACCATCCCCGCACTGCCCGGCTGCGGCAGTTTCTGGGCAAGCTGCCCAAGCAGCGGCAGTGA
- a CDS encoding indolepyruvate ferredoxin oxidoreductase family protein has product MNLPATSAAASPIRRPAYQLADSLWATCGTVFLSGTQALVRLLVMQRQRDAARGLSTRGFVSGYRGSPLGMVDQAIWKAGRGFAQAGIRFVPAVNEELAATQVLGTQRVESDPERTAQGVFAMWYGKGPGVDRAGDALKHGNAYGASPHGGVLVVAGDDHGCVSSSMPHQSDQAFVAWGMPIVQPACVAEYLEFGLYGYELSRFCGAWVGMAALSEVVESASTVDLDLIEARVAAWVDGDTVRAATGYRAPADGLHYRWPDLPSLRIESRLADKLEAVAAFAQVNSIDRHVIESPQARVGIVTCGKAHHDLMEALRRLEVTPQALSRCGVRLYKVGLSFPVQTTRIRAFAEGLAEILVVEEKGAIVETQLRELFYNAPPGARPALVGKHDREGRPLVSALGELRPSRLIELVARWLSAHFPGEVALGGQLRHVRDFTMPEMLANEADAVKRLPYFCAGCPHNTSTRVPQGSTARAGIGCHFMANWMDRSTAGLIQMGGEGVDWVSHSMFTRTPHVFQNLGDGTYYHSGYLAIRQAVAAGASITYKILFNDAVAMTGGQPVDGVISVDAIARQVDSEGVKRVVVVSDAIGKYAAIRDSFPRGTEFHDRAELDVVQRRLREVPGVTVLIYEQTCAAEKRRRRRKGEMAEPARRLFINEAVCEGCGDCSVQSNCVAVLPQETAFGRKRRIDQTSCNKDEACAQGFCPSFVGVVGGALRRKGGALDAGGDAFLQQVAALPLPLAHAWDGPYDLLVTGVGGTGVVTVGAVIAMAAHLEGKSASVLDFMGFAQKGGAVLSFVRLADAPERLNQVRIDTQQADAILACDIVVGASPEALQTVRRGRTRILANIHAVPVAGSLRDPEADLRVPLLLEKLQFAAGGEQVQTFDAQALAGEFLGDTLASNILAAGYAWQCGLIPLSLEALRRAIELNGVAVDANLRAFSLGRLAAAGPGALGVLRNAAAAPLQAGSQASTASSESLEALIERGCAHLERYQDSAWAQRFASRVRSMQEREAALAGGDPQLPVTRHAALSLLKLMSYKDEYEVARLYSDGRFREQLREQFEGDVKLEFYMAPPLLSRPRDGRPPAKLRLGAWMLPAMKWLAQGKRLRGTFADPFGHTAERRLERGLIAQFERRLDELASVLSSTNQELAAQVAAVPLAIRGYGHVKLASLALARAREAELMHRLLPDRYPRPAATAKAGQIRGIAITTAR; this is encoded by the coding sequence ATGAACCTTCCCGCGACCTCTGCCGCCGCCTCGCCCATCCGCCGCCCCGCCTATCAGCTCGCCGACAGCCTCTGGGCCACCTGCGGCACCGTGTTCCTGAGCGGCACCCAGGCCCTGGTGCGCCTGCTTGTGATGCAGCGGCAGCGGGACGCGGCCCGGGGGCTGTCCACGCGCGGCTTCGTCAGCGGCTACCGTGGTTCGCCGCTCGGCATGGTGGACCAGGCCATCTGGAAGGCCGGTCGGGGCTTCGCGCAAGCGGGCATCCGGTTCGTGCCGGCCGTCAACGAGGAGCTGGCGGCGACGCAGGTGCTCGGCACCCAGCGTGTCGAGTCGGATCCCGAGCGCACCGCGCAGGGGGTGTTCGCGATGTGGTACGGCAAGGGGCCGGGCGTGGACCGCGCGGGCGATGCGCTCAAGCATGGCAACGCCTACGGTGCGTCGCCGCATGGCGGTGTGCTGGTGGTGGCGGGCGACGACCATGGCTGCGTGTCCTCGTCGATGCCGCACCAGAGCGACCAGGCCTTCGTGGCCTGGGGTATGCCCATCGTGCAGCCTGCCTGCGTGGCCGAGTACCTGGAGTTCGGGCTCTACGGCTACGAGCTGTCGCGCTTTTGCGGTGCCTGGGTGGGCATGGCGGCGCTGTCGGAAGTGGTGGAGAGCGCCAGCACGGTGGACCTGGACCTGATCGAGGCGCGCGTGGCCGCGTGGGTCGATGGCGACACGGTGCGCGCGGCCACGGGGTACCGTGCGCCGGCCGACGGGCTGCACTACCGCTGGCCGGACCTGCCGTCGCTGCGTATCGAGTCGCGCCTGGCCGACAAGCTGGAAGCGGTGGCGGCCTTCGCGCAGGTCAACAGCATCGACCGCCATGTGATCGAAAGCCCGCAGGCGAGGGTCGGGATCGTCACCTGCGGCAAGGCGCACCACGACCTGATGGAGGCGCTGCGGCGGCTGGAGGTGACGCCGCAGGCGCTCTCGCGTTGCGGTGTGCGGCTCTACAAGGTGGGCCTGAGCTTTCCGGTTCAGACGACGCGCATCAGGGCGTTTGCCGAGGGGCTCGCCGAAATCCTTGTCGTGGAGGAGAAGGGCGCCATCGTGGAGACGCAGCTGCGCGAGCTGTTCTACAACGCGCCGCCGGGTGCCAGGCCCGCCCTGGTGGGCAAGCACGACCGGGAGGGCCGGCCGCTGGTCTCGGCGCTGGGCGAGCTGCGGCCGTCGCGCCTGATCGAGCTGGTGGCGCGCTGGCTCTCGGCGCACTTTCCTGGCGAGGTGGCGCTGGGCGGGCAGCTGCGGCATGTGCGCGACTTCACCATGCCCGAGATGCTCGCCAACGAGGCCGACGCGGTGAAGCGGCTGCCCTATTTCTGCGCGGGCTGCCCGCACAACACCAGCACGCGGGTGCCCCAGGGGTCGACGGCGCGCGCCGGCATTGGCTGCCACTTCATGGCCAACTGGATGGACCGCAGCACCGCAGGGCTGATCCAGATGGGCGGGGAGGGCGTCGACTGGGTGTCGCATTCGATGTTCACGCGCACGCCTCATGTGTTCCAGAACCTGGGCGACGGCACTTACTATCACTCCGGCTACCTGGCGATCCGGCAGGCGGTGGCAGCCGGGGCGAGCATCACCTACAAGATCCTGTTCAACGACGCGGTCGCCATGACCGGCGGCCAGCCGGTGGATGGTGTCATCAGCGTGGATGCGATCGCGCGGCAGGTCGACTCCGAAGGCGTGAAGCGGGTGGTGGTCGTGAGCGACGCCATCGGGAAATATGCAGCGATCCGAGACAGCTTCCCTCGTGGCACCGAGTTCCATGACCGGGCCGAACTCGACGTGGTGCAGCGGCGCCTGCGCGAGGTCCCCGGTGTCACGGTGCTCATCTACGAGCAGACCTGTGCGGCCGAGAAGCGACGCCGCCGCAGGAAGGGGGAGATGGCCGAGCCGGCGCGGCGGCTCTTCATCAACGAGGCGGTTTGCGAGGGCTGTGGCGACTGCAGCGTGCAGAGCAACTGCGTGGCGGTGCTGCCGCAGGAGACCGCGTTCGGCCGCAAGCGCAGGATCGACCAGACCAGCTGCAACAAGGACGAGGCGTGCGCACAGGGCTTCTGCCCCAGCTTCGTCGGCGTCGTCGGCGGTGCGCTGCGAAGGAAGGGCGGCGCGCTCGACGCCGGCGGGGACGCCTTCTTGCAGCAGGTTGCCGCCTTGCCGCTGCCGCTCGCGCATGCGTGGGACGGACCGTACGACCTGCTCGTGACCGGCGTGGGCGGCACGGGCGTCGTGACCGTCGGCGCGGTGATCGCGATGGCCGCGCACCTGGAGGGCAAGTCGGCGAGCGTGCTGGACTTCATGGGCTTCGCGCAGAAGGGCGGGGCGGTGCTGAGCTTCGTGCGCCTGGCCGATGCGCCCGAGCGGCTGAACCAGGTGCGCATCGACACCCAGCAGGCCGATGCGATCCTCGCCTGCGACATCGTGGTGGGCGCCTCGCCCGAGGCGCTGCAGACGGTGCGCCGCGGGCGCACCCGCATCCTGGCGAACATCCATGCGGTCCCGGTGGCCGGCTCGCTGCGCGATCCGGAGGCGGACCTGAGGGTCCCGCTGCTGCTCGAGAAGCTGCAGTTCGCGGCCGGTGGCGAGCAGGTGCAGACCTTCGATGCGCAGGCGCTCGCAGGGGAGTTCCTGGGCGACACGCTGGCGTCGAACATCCTCGCCGCCGGCTATGCCTGGCAGTGCGGACTGATCCCGCTGAGCCTGGAGGCACTTCGGCGCGCCATCGAGCTCAACGGAGTCGCGGTCGACGCCAACCTGCGGGCGTTCTCGCTCGGGCGGCTGGCGGCCGCCGGCCCAGGGGCGCTCGGCGTCCTGCGCAACGCGGCGGCTGCGCCGCTGCAGGCCGGATCGCAGGCATCCACGGCGTCGTCCGAGTCCCTGGAGGCGCTGATCGAGCGCGGTTGCGCGCACCTCGAGCGCTACCAGGACAGCGCCTGGGCGCAGCGCTTCGCCTCGCGTGTGCGCAGCATGCAGGAGCGCGAGGCGGCGCTCGCCGGTGGCGACCCGCAGCTTCCGGTGACGCGCCACGCCGCGCTCAGTCTACTCAAGCTCATGAGCTACAAGGACGAGTACGAGGTGGCGCGGCTCTACAGCGACGGGCGCTTTCGCGAGCAGCTGCGCGAGCAGTTCGAAGGCGACGTCAAGCTGGAGTTCTACATGGCGCCGCCGCTGCTCTCGCGGCCTCGCGATGGCAGGCCGCCTGCCAAGCTGCGTCTTGGCGCGTGGATGCTGCCGGCCATGAAATGGCTGGCGCAAGGCAAGCGGCTGCGCGGCACGTTTGCCGATCCCTTCGGCCACACGGCGGAGCGGCGCCTGGAGCGCGGGCTTATCGCGCAGTTCGAGCGGCGCCTGGACGAGCTGGCGTCGGTGCTGTCATCGACGAACCAAGAGCTGGCGGCGCAGGTGGCTGCGGTGCCGCTGGCGATCCGCGGCTACGGGCATGTGAAGCTGGCGAGCCTTGCGCTGGCGCGGGCACGCGAAGCCGAGCTGATGCATCGGCTCCTGCCCGATCGCTATCCGCGACCGGCGGCGACGGCGAAGGCAGGACAGATTCGCGGCATTGCGATCACGACAGCGCGCTGA
- a CDS encoding transposase codes for MKKRYTEEQIIGFLREADAGMPVKELCRKHGFSEPSYYAWKATFGGMNVSDAQRLKSLKAENTKLKKLLANSMLEIDAMREVLKGK; via the coding sequence ATGAAGAAGCGATACACCGAGGAACAGATCATTGGCTTCCTGCGTGAGGCCGATGCGGGCATGCCGGTCAAGGAGCTGTGCAGGAAGCATGGCTTCAGCGAGCCGAGCTACTACGCCTGGAAGGCCACGTTCGGCGGCATGAACGTCTCGGACGCGCAGCGCCTGAAGTCGCTGAAGGCAGAGAACACTAAGCTGAAGAAGCTGCTGGCCAACTCGATGCTCGAGATCGACGCCATGCGCGAGGTGCTCAAGGGAAAGTGA
- a CDS encoding ABC transporter permease, with translation MDLELMISGLPALLRGAVLTLQLTALVLLLGALLAVPLALAKNAAFVVLRRLADAYVAVFRGTPSIVQVFLLYYGAGQFDAVRASPAWSVLRDPYWCTVISLGLNSAAYTAKNLAGALAAVPQGLLEAARVLGLGPFARFWRVQLPLATRTALPAYSNEVILTCKATSLASTVTLMELTGSARVLASQTYAPYEAFLAAGLAYLLINYGLMVLLRRLERALALH, from the coding sequence ATCGATCTCGAACTCATGATCTCCGGCCTGCCCGCGCTGCTTCGTGGGGCCGTGCTCACGCTGCAGCTGACCGCGCTGGTCCTGCTGCTCGGCGCGCTCCTGGCCGTGCCCCTGGCGCTGGCCAAGAACGCCGCCTTCGTCGTGCTCCGGCGGCTTGCCGACGCTTATGTCGCGGTCTTTCGCGGGACGCCCTCGATCGTGCAGGTGTTCCTGCTGTATTACGGCGCGGGCCAGTTCGATGCGGTGCGCGCGTCGCCGGCGTGGTCCGTGCTTCGGGATCCCTACTGGTGCACCGTGATCTCGCTGGGCCTGAACTCTGCGGCGTACACGGCGAAGAACCTCGCCGGTGCGCTTGCAGCGGTTCCGCAGGGGCTGCTGGAGGCGGCGCGCGTGCTGGGGCTCGGGCCTTTCGCGCGCTTCTGGCGGGTGCAACTGCCGCTCGCCACCCGCACCGCCTTGCCGGCCTACAGCAACGAGGTCATCCTCACCTGCAAGGCCACCTCGCTCGCCAGCACCGTGACGCTGATGGAGCTGACGGGCAGCGCCCGCGTGCTGGCATCTCAGACCTATGCGCCGTACGAGGCCTTTCTCGCCGCGGGCCTGGCCTACCTGCTCATCAACTATGGCCTGATGGTCCTGCTGCGGCGGCTCGAACGCGCTCTCGCATTGCACTGA
- a CDS encoding Lrp/AsnC family transcriptional regulator, with protein sequence MNDDSIPLDSHSMQILLELQRDARQTVQQIAEKVGLSSTPCWRRIKEMEAAGVIRGYTVVVDREKVGLNLAAVTEVNLDRHHESKVRDFEHAVEASPEIVRCVSATGPADYILTVHVPDIKHYERFLHATLFEQAGVTQVRSAIVLREVKSEGSLPVGFGAPRRARARTR encoded by the coding sequence ATGAACGACGATTCCATTCCCCTGGACAGCCACTCGATGCAGATCCTGCTCGAGCTGCAGCGCGATGCGCGGCAGACGGTGCAGCAGATCGCGGAGAAGGTCGGCCTCTCGTCCACGCCCTGCTGGCGACGCATCAAGGAGATGGAAGCCGCCGGCGTGATCCGCGGCTACACGGTGGTCGTGGACCGCGAGAAGGTGGGCCTCAACCTCGCGGCCGTGACCGAGGTGAACCTGGACCGCCACCATGAATCGAAGGTGCGCGACTTCGAGCACGCCGTCGAGGCCAGCCCCGAGATCGTGCGCTGCGTGTCGGCCACCGGCCCGGCGGACTACATCCTCACGGTGCACGTGCCGGACATCAAGCACTACGAGAGGTTCCTGCACGCGACCCTGTTCGAGCAGGCCGGTGTGACCCAGGTCCGCTCGGCGATCGTCCTGCGGGAGGTGAAGTCCGAGGGAAGCCTGCCGGTCGGATTCGGCGCACCACGGCGCGCACGCGCGAGAACGCGTTGA